TCCACCGCCCGCCAAAGCAACACGAAGGCCGCAACGGCTAGGCCACTACGGCTACGCTAGTTCGGGAGTTGGGTCGTGTCCTCCAAACCTCACAAGCATAGCCGACGGCCCACCTAAGGATCTCCACTGCAATAAGGGCCGAACTGCCAGTGAGGCTTAATCcaagcgcgggcgccgatCGCCGAGGTATCCGTGCCTATGATTCTATGCGTTCCCTGTAAGGTGGGTGTATCGTTCTCCAACAGCAAATGTGAGAGAAGAATCTGCGGCTGCACGCTGGGCTCTATTTTCCACCTCGGAACCGCGAGAGTATCGTTCATGCCGTGTGTTCGCACGTATCTCGCTTGGGATCCGACGGACCCGCAACACCTCTTTGACTCACCGGATATGAAGATTGGCTGGACAACCTCGCCGTACTCTTTGTCTgaatgaaaaaaaaaagatcTCAGACAGATGTTGCTGTACCCCGTGGTAAAATGTCTGCGTGTGGCTACTTATTCGCTGAAACTCACTGCGCAATACCGCACCTGTGGGTGGGGCATATCAGTTTCCGGGTAGAACACCGATACGGCAGCAAGCATTGGCGCAGAAGGACGCATTCTCACTTGGCTATATATGCAGACGTCCCCTGTATATAGGCGGCTCTGCGATGCTCTCCCCACTTCAAGTCTCCAAGCGAAACAGACTAGATGATTGACCGTTATCTTTAGCGAGAGAGACTCCATCCAACGAAACACTGCTAATGACGTGAAGCAGCGCATTCACGTACCAATGATTTCAATGACTTGTGCCATCTTCTCGAGCTCCTGAGGACAAATGTCCGGGCAAAATGTGAATCCGAAATACAAAAGCTGGTAGGCTCCCTCGAACTCCTCGCTACCTCGCACGCGGCCGTGCATGTCGACTAGCGTCCAGGGTCCGCCTAAAAGGGGTTTGCCGATGGCGTCGCTCTCGGTCCGAACTGCACGAACCAGACGAACAACACCGGCGCACGAGGCCGAGCCCCCTAAGACCCGACAGCTAGAGAATGTAGCCACATGCATTACCAGAGGAGGCACTACACGCAGCTACTAAGGCACAGTCAATAAGTGGTGAGCTTTCAGCAGCTGTGGGACCGCGGGCGCCGGTGCTAACCAGCGCACACACATGTTGATCTCAGCGGTGCTGGAAGCGAGAACACAACCAAAGAGGCAGAAATTCGGCGTCGAGAATTTGTAGTCCTGTCTGAAGCGCTGAGcttctccccccctccctccccccatAAGCGGTTGATATGCGAAACCTCCCCTTCGTAGCGGCATTCACCTGCTtgcgctcttcgtcttctctcgccttgAACGACGACCGCACATGCAATGGTTCTGAAGGCAGGAGAACCCCGCAAAGCATTATCTGCTTCAGAGGTGGGGCTATCCCACGTTTGCTCAGAACAGCGGAGGATGACAGTACATACAGGGCCAGCACCAGCGTATGGAAACGAAGCTTCAGTTACAGCACATATTCCGCAATCTCAAAAACATTTTGTGGCCGCGAGTGACTCAGCCTCCTCTCTGGCATGTACACGACGACGATAGCGCTGCACGTATCGATGCTCTTCCACCCCCTCACGAGCGTACTACATCAGCTAAGCAAGCAAAGCGGACGACTGCGCAACACCAACAAGACCTGTCGTcgtacatgcatgcgcagcaggcAAGGAGAGCAGATTTCCACGGGAAGACGTTTCCCCCTCGCTTGATGGAGTAGCCAACTTTTTCCTGCGCCCGCTTGTCTTCAGCATCCGGCGCGACCTGTGGCGGCATGGGAAGGCGGGCTGGAGCAGTTGCCGAAGCGTGCGTTGACGAGccaggcggaggacgcatcgtagagaaaaaagaagacaaGGGAGCAAACGACAGGCAGAAAGGAAGCAAAGAGTAGGTACAGGAGGCGGACGGGACGCCATTGTTCGAGAGAGCTGAAGCTGTGCAAGAAGGtggcaggaggcggagggaaggCCGAAGCGCGCCGGGGGAAGAGGGTTCTCCAGGCAAGACAGGAGCAGAGACGAGTGGAGACGTTTCCTGCTGTGTGAAGGCAAAGGACTGAGAGGCAGTGCTCAGTTTCCACAAAGGGGTGACCGCAGCGTGGCCCGGGTAGAAACTGAAGCGTCCATCTTTTCCTGTGGGGGCGACCGAATAAGCAGTGAAAGCGTTTTGCCTTTCGAACGACTGCAGGGCAGACAACGATGTCGAAGAACGGCTCGTGGACAAATGAGATGCGTCAAGCATCCCTGAAGAAAAATAACCCGTAGGGAGCCTTGTGTGTCTCTGCCAGCACCCTACCCTGTGAGGCGAAAGGCTCGCCAGGCTCGCCAGTCCACGAGTACCTCTGGAGCATGACACGAAGAATCGCGAGGAAGTGCGAGTGTCTGAcacgctggcggctgcgaagTAGTAGCCACAGCACCTGACGCGCTGAACTGTCATTTGGGCGGCCATACTGCCTGTTCACATTAGAAGCTCTACTGAAAGAAAGGTTGTCTTTACGGAGC
This portion of the Besnoitia besnoiti strain Bb-Ger1 chromosome VII, whole genome shotgun sequence genome encodes:
- a CDS encoding SCO1/SenC protein (encoded by transcript BESB_077100); its protein translation is MLQRYSWTGEPGEPFASQGMLDASHLSTSRSSTSLSALQSFERQNAFTAYSVAPTGKDGRFSFYPGHAAVTPLWKLSTASQSFAFTQQETSPLVSAPVLPGEPSSPGALRPSLRLLPPSCTASALSNNGVPSASCTYSLLPFCLSFAPLSSFFSTMRPPPGSSTHASATAPARLPMPPQVAPDAEDKRAQEKVGYSIKRGGNVFPWKSALLACCACITIACAVVVQGERRRRAQAVRTESDAIGKPLLGGPWTLVDMHGRVRGSEEFEGAYQLLYFGFTFCPDICPQELEKMAQVIEIIDKEYGEVVQPIFISVDPKRDTVAQVKSYCEEFHPRLLGFTGTSAQIKDVTRKFRVYYNEGIKSSDADYLVDHSIIQYFMGKNGKFKDFFGKNMTVNEIAERIARHIKQDKARVEKKRA